In a single window of the Ignavibacteria bacterium genome:
- a CDS encoding aspartyl protease family protein has translation MKTLFLVMTLVATNICSQTGFNDLLILNENKDFFRLVKYSEKTELSEWQNKFINSLVFNLQSKNAESNLLINDLLTLHAAEIHDSLKMLLYETRMKNSVHLYDYKDAAFCSEYIIQNYSSLIDSSEMDDIKNSLIIWKAAGDLGAQIAEISGDSKINIKKDLAGLINIPVKCNGHTEDFIFDTGANFSVVSESYAKKLKMVMIGGGFEVGSVTGKKITSRLAYAELLEIGNIKISNVLFLVMPDESLSFAGGLYVINGIIGLPVIQEMKELHIRKSEIFIPAKRNPAINSNLLIDGFIPVIEVINNNDSLAFTFDTGAKTTLLYSSYYRLNKSVIDKKYEPEEIEFGGAGGTIKVKGFVLNDLIFRIGTSRLKLDDVKLVSERIKDHDKSFYGNLGQDYMGEFSEMVLNFEHMYVDFKK, from the coding sequence ATGAAAACTCTGTTCCTCGTTATGACCCTCGTTGCAACAAATATCTGCTCTCAAACAGGCTTTAATGATCTGCTTATTCTGAACGAAAATAAAGATTTTTTCCGTCTTGTAAAATATTCTGAAAAAACTGAGCTTAGTGAATGGCAAAATAAGTTTATAAACTCACTTGTATTTAACCTGCAGAGCAAAAATGCGGAGTCTAATTTACTGATAAACGATCTTCTTACTTTACATGCTGCTGAAATCCATGATTCCTTAAAAATGCTGCTATATGAAACAAGAATGAAAAATTCTGTGCATCTATATGATTATAAAGACGCAGCATTTTGTTCAGAATATATCATTCAGAATTATTCATCATTGATAGATTCATCCGAAATGGATGATATAAAAAATTCTTTGATTATCTGGAAAGCAGCGGGGGATCTTGGCGCGCAGATTGCTGAAATTTCAGGTGACTCAAAAATTAACATTAAAAAAGATCTCGCGGGATTAATAAATATTCCCGTAAAGTGTAACGGTCATACCGAAGATTTTATTTTTGATACAGGTGCTAATTTTTCAGTAGTTAGTGAAAGTTACGCTAAAAAACTGAAAATGGTTATGATCGGCGGGGGGTTCGAAGTTGGTTCTGTTACCGGAAAGAAGATTACATCAAGGTTAGCTTATGCAGAATTGCTTGAAATTGGTAATATAAAGATAAGCAATGTATTATTCCTTGTTATGCCTGATGAGTCGCTTTCTTTTGCCGGGGGTTTGTATGTAATTAACGGTATAATCGGGTTACCGGTGATCCAGGAAATGAAAGAGCTGCATATAAGAAAAAGTGAGATTTTTATCCCTGCTAAAAGAAACCCGGCAATAAATTCTAATTTACTGATAGATGGATTTATCCCGGTGATAGAAGTTATTAATAATAACGATTCACTTGCATTTACGTTTGATACAGGTGCAAAAACCACTCTTTTATATTCTTCATATTACAGGCTTAATAAAAGTGTCATAGATAAAAAGTATGAACCTGAAGAAATTGAATTTGGCGGTGCCGGCGGTACAATTAAAGTTAAAGGATTTGTATTGAATGACCTTATTTTCCGGATCGGTACTTCAAGGCTCAAACTGGATGATGTAAAACTTGTTTCAGAACGTATAAAGGATCATGATAAATCCTTTTACGGCAATCTCGGGCAGGATTATATGGGGGAATTCAGCGAAATGGTGCTGAATTTTGAACATATGTATGTAGATTTCAAAAAGTAG
- a CDS encoding AraC family transcriptional regulator: MHKPAKESFYKYEEIKPPFELSGLINKIWLFNSPAFSEIGRNFRILPDYTASIIFTEGSSKQKQVFLTGPNTIPIQVQHFTKQLTCGFRFKPAILHRLLGVNPETSLDKIVQLSEIIEKRSYKRLFENYFKAGNIIKKIAAFYDFIRGFNTEASEKQNELLSKIDVILKSDGNVKMESIYASLKISSRQFQRNFTASTGLSPKEFCKIVRFHTLANKLVKNNFRHYDALVEMGYYDQSHYYREFKELTGMLPSAFESRQKRIKHQNLLD; encoded by the coding sequence ATGCATAAGCCGGCAAAAGAATCCTTTTATAAATACGAAGAGATTAAACCTCCATTTGAACTCTCTGGACTGATCAATAAAATATGGCTGTTCAATTCACCGGCATTCTCTGAAATCGGCAGAAATTTCAGGATACTTCCTGATTACACAGCATCTATTATTTTCACCGAAGGAAGCTCTAAACAAAAGCAAGTTTTCCTTACAGGACCCAATACTATACCAATCCAGGTCCAGCATTTCACCAAACAATTAACATGCGGCTTCAGGTTTAAACCGGCAATACTTCACAGACTGCTTGGAGTAAACCCGGAAACTTCATTGGATAAAATTGTGCAATTATCTGAAATAATTGAAAAAAGATCTTACAAAAGACTATTTGAAAATTATTTCAAAGCAGGTAATATCATTAAAAAAATTGCAGCTTTCTATGATTTTATCCGCGGTTTTAATACTGAAGCATCTGAAAAACAGAATGAGCTGCTAAGCAAAATCGATGTAATCCTTAAATCTGATGGTAATGTAAAGATGGAATCAATTTATGCTTCGCTGAAAATCAGTTCCAGGCAGTTCCAGCGGAATTTTACTGCATCCACAGGACTATCACCGAAAGAATTTTGTAAAATTGTGAGGTTTCATACTCTTGCCAATAAGCTTGTGAAGAATAATTTCAGGCACTACGATGCCCTGGTTGAAATGGGATATTACGACCAGTCCCATTATTACCGTGAATTCAAAGAACTTACCGGTATGCTTCCTAGCGCTTTTGAAAGCAGGCAAAAAAGGATTAAACATCAAAATCTTTTGGATTAA
- a CDS encoding PAS domain S-box protein, translating into MKDQNKKKMQQTLNKILFFKDSSALTGAKDLEPDFFDDEQDSGLHEIYNPITDDVLKALINLSSDIITVLSPSGVILYESDSIEKMLGYSKNELIGQNAFRFVHKDDLRRVYSDFNKGLRTPGKAIISSYRFLKADGSYSYLESAGTRYEGSAGENIVIISRDVTARIESEKNVSRLSAAVEQSSNTIVITDINGKIEYVNKKFEDLTGYSKKEAINHNPNVLRSAETPDEIYKDLWTTILTGKVWEGDLKNRKKSGEEYWERIKITPVIDENDRITNFIAIKDDITEEIIKDKKLEQSLKDKEIMLKEIHHRVKNNLQIVISLLNLQSASVDDLKLKNQLTISQNRVRSMALIHQHLYRSAELSKIDMEEYLKSLSSQLLVSYADHKDAVSFLINADNIMFTIETAVPFGLLVNEIITNSLKHGFPQGRNGNIKITLKEFGENEYELEYYDDGVGIPLNIMNGHVVSFGMHLIEMLVSQLEGRIELIPSNGTKYKINFRGSNYQTRFKYS; encoded by the coding sequence ATGAAAGATCAAAACAAAAAGAAAATGCAGCAAACTCTTAACAAAATTCTGTTTTTTAAAGATTCTTCAGCTCTTACAGGTGCAAAAGACCTTGAACCTGATTTCTTTGATGATGAACAGGATTCCGGTTTGCATGAAATTTATAACCCAATTACTGATGATGTTCTTAAGGCCCTTATAAATCTATCATCTGATATTATCACCGTACTTTCACCATCCGGAGTTATTTTGTATGAAAGTGATTCTATAGAAAAAATGCTCGGTTATTCAAAAAATGAGCTTATCGGGCAGAATGCTTTCAGGTTTGTTCATAAAGATGATCTCAGACGTGTTTATTCAGATTTTAACAAAGGATTAAGAACTCCCGGAAAAGCAATTATAAGTTCATACAGGTTTTTAAAGGCAGATGGTAGTTATTCATACCTTGAATCAGCAGGTACCAGGTATGAAGGTTCTGCCGGTGAAAATATCGTAATTATTTCGAGGGATGTTACTGCGAGAATAGAATCAGAAAAAAATGTTTCCCGGCTTTCAGCAGCGGTAGAACAGTCTTCAAATACTATAGTCATTACTGATATCAACGGAAAAATTGAATATGTGAATAAAAAATTTGAAGATCTTACAGGTTATTCAAAAAAAGAAGCTATCAATCACAATCCAAATGTATTAAGATCAGCTGAAACACCTGATGAAATTTACAAAGATCTCTGGACTACAATTTTAACAGGAAAAGTATGGGAAGGTGACCTTAAGAACAGAAAAAAATCAGGTGAAGAATACTGGGAAAGAATAAAAATAACACCGGTAATAGATGAAAATGACAGGATAACTAATTTTATTGCTATTAAAGATGATATAACAGAAGAAATTATTAAGGATAAAAAGCTTGAGCAAAGCCTTAAAGACAAGGAAATTATGCTGAAGGAAATTCACCACCGGGTGAAAAATAACCTTCAGATCGTAATAAGCCTGCTTAACCTTCAGTCTGCATCGGTAGATGATTTAAAGCTCAAGAATCAGCTTACAATTAGCCAGAACAGGGTTCGCTCTATGGCACTTATACATCAGCATTTATACAGGTCAGCTGAGCTTTCAAAAATTGATATGGAAGAATATTTAAAAAGCCTGTCAAGCCAGCTCCTGGTCAGCTATGCTGACCATAAAGATGCTGTAAGCTTTCTCATTAATGCAGATAATATTATGTTCACAATTGAAACTGCAGTTCCGTTCGGTTTGCTGGTGAACGAAATTATTACGAACTCTTTAAAACATGGTTTCCCGCAGGGAAGAAATGGAAACATAAAGATCACCTTAAAAGAATTCGGTGAAAATGAATATGAACTTGAATATTATGATGATGGGGTTGGTATCCCTCTGAATATTATGAACGGTCATGTTGTGAGCTTCGGAATGCATTTGATTGAAATGCTTGTAAGCCAGCTAGAAGGCAGAATTGAGCTTATACCTTCAAACGGCACTAAATATAAAATTAATTTCCGGGGAAGTAATTATCAAACCAGGTTTAAGTACTCCTGA
- a CDS encoding response regulator, which produces MPYNMLIVEDSDLVVQKLTKLLEPIENIKIEGRASDGYTAVKMIKELHPDYVILDISLKMGHGIKVLEDISGLENKPYVIVLSNLNYQYYRDKCERLGAMHFFDKAMEFEKVYDVLNERSKQKENAANS; this is translated from the coding sequence ATGCCTTACAATATGCTGATTGTCGAAGATTCTGATCTTGTGGTTCAAAAACTAACGAAGCTGCTCGAGCCGATAGAAAATATCAAGATTGAAGGACGTGCCAGTGATGGTTATACCGCCGTTAAAATGATCAAAGAGCTTCATCCTGATTATGTTATCCTGGATATCTCTTTGAAGATGGGGCATGGTATAAAAGTTCTGGAAGATATTTCAGGACTGGAAAACAAACCATATGTGATTGTTCTTTCTAATTTGAATTATCAGTATTACCGTGATAAATGCGAAAGGCTTGGTGCCATGCATTTTTTTGACAAGGCTATGGAATTTGAAAAAGTTTACGATGTGTTAAATGAAAGATCAAAACAAAAAGAAAATGCAGCAAACTCTTAA
- a CDS encoding response regulator transcription factor: MSENIIRIIIADDHSFLREGIKKTIQDEIDMKIVGEASNANDALNIIRELEPDVAIMDISMPGKSGLDVLKDLKAMKKKYRILILSMHPEDRFAIRALKAGAAGYLTKESAPDELVKAIRTVLTGRKYVSKALAEKLADILSDDMDKMPHEQLSDREYDVFIKIASGKKAIDIAGELSISVHTVNTYRARILEKLSMSSNVELTQYAMHNNLID; this comes from the coding sequence ATGAGTGAAAATATTATCAGAATTATAATTGCCGATGACCATTCATTCCTGAGAGAAGGAATAAAAAAAACCATCCAGGATGAAATTGATATGAAAATTGTTGGGGAGGCTTCTAACGCAAATGATGCCCTGAATATAATAAGGGAACTTGAGCCAGATGTTGCTATAATGGATATTTCAATGCCAGGAAAAAGCGGACTGGATGTACTTAAAGATCTTAAAGCGATGAAGAAAAAATACAGGATACTTATATTAAGCATGCATCCTGAAGACAGGTTCGCAATAAGGGCACTTAAAGCAGGAGCTGCCGGTTATTTAACCAAAGAAAGTGCCCCGGATGAACTTGTAAAAGCTATCAGGACAGTTCTGACTGGCCGAAAATATGTAAGTAAAGCCCTTGCTGAAAAACTCGCTGATATTTTATCGGATGATATGGATAAAATGCCTCATGAACAGCTTTCTGACCGTGAATATGATGTATTTATTAAAATTGCTTCCGGCAAAAAAGCTATTGATATTGCGGGAGAACTTTCAATTAGTGTACATACTGTCAATACATACAGGGCAAGAATACTTGAAAAATTAAGTATGAGTTCTAACGTAGAGCTTACTCAGTATGCAATGCATAATAATTTAATTGATTGA